The window AGCATCCAATGTTTTCTCAGGTGGAATCTCACGAATCAGGTTGCCGTTATCTTTATCATAAACTTTGATCATGATTGCATTTAATTTATCATGTACCGATATTTGGAGACTCACATTAGGGCCTTGCATGGCCCGCGTGATGCGCTCCATTTCCTCGACCTTCTTCTTATCATCGACGGACACCACTTGAACTGACGGATCGCTTGCCGTATCTTCCGAAATGGGAATGGCATTAATCTGAACAGGTTCGCTTGGAGTAATATGTAGCAGATTGGGATTGGCTGAGCCTGTTGCTGAAACGTTCATCTTCATTAGAACACCTCTTTTCCCGGTATAATGCCCGGTGGGATGAATGATTTCATATCTTGCCTGTTATTATATATATCGGCTTCATCGGAAGAGCATTTAATATAAATCTCATATTTCCCGGTAAATAATAGGTAAAATAGTGCGTAATACCTTATTCCCATCCCCCTTTTTTCATAATCAGGAAATTGTATGTAATAAAAAAACGAGAGGCCCCAGAATTCCGGGACCTCTCGGATGGGCGAGAATCGCCACCGCTTAGGATTAACGCAGCAGGGACAGAACGCCTTGTGGTGCAGAGTTAGCTTGGGACAGCATGGATTGTGCCGCTTGT of the Paenibacillus sp. JQZ6Y-1 genome contains:
- a CDS encoding flagellar protein FlaG; translated protein: MKMNVSATGSANPNLLHITPSEPVQINAIPISEDTASDPSVQVVSVDDKKKVEEMERITRAMQGPNVSLQISVHDKLNAIMIKVYDKDNGNLIREIPPEKTLDAVAKMLENAGILVDKKV